A window of Candidatus Schekmanbacteria bacterium RIFCSPLOWO2_02_FULL_38_14 genomic DNA:
ATTTTTTTCAAAAACAGTCACGCTCTCCGGAGTATTCCACGACATAGGAATCCACGAGGCTGAAAGAAAATATAATTCAAATTCCGGAAAATATCAGGAAATCGAAGGTCCTCCGATTGCAAGGGGGATTCTTGAAAAGATGAATATAGAAAAAGATGTCATTGACAGGGTATGCTACATAATTGGCGGACACCATACAGAATCTAAGATTGACAACATCGACTTTAAAATAATCTGGGATGCAGACCTGATTGTCAATATTGAAGAAGATAACATCTGCGCTGACAAAGAAAAAGTATCAAAAATAATTACAAAAAGCTTCAAAACAGAGTCAGGCAAAAAGCTTGCAGAAAAACTTTATCTGAAATTAAAATTTTGATTGACTGAAAGTCAGAAAAAAGTTATAAATAAAACACATGAGTCCAAAGGAAAGTTTCAAAGAAAAGATTTCAATCTTCTACGAACTCTGGGATTTTATGAAAGTCAGGAAAAAGTGGTGGCTTGGTCCCATAATCGTAATTCTTCTGCTTTTAAGCCTTCTCATTATATTTACTGAAGGCTCAGCCTTAGCACCATTCATCTACGCTATATTTTAAAAACTATTCCTTCACCTTTTTTTATTTAAAAACTCAAGATTATATTTTTCTATCAACCCTTCGTCTGCAAAGCTGTAGTAGCGGTTATCGCCTACTATTATATGGTCTAAGACCCTAATCTTCATTATGTTACCTGCTGCAACAAGCTCGCCTGTAACCTCCTTGTCTTTCTCGCTTGGTTGCGGGTCTCCTGAAGGATGGTTGTGAACAAAAATAAGCGAAGCTGCGCTATATC
This region includes:
- a CDS encoding phosphohydrolase, which encodes MLKKESLKEMENYFGSDTRRISHARKVTNFALDILDAENLDNPFFSKTVTLSGVFHDIGIHEAERKYNSNSGKYQEIEGPPIARGILEKMNIEKDVIDRVCYIIGGHHTESKIDNIDFKIIWDADLIVNIEEDNICADKEKVSKIITKSFKTESGKKLAEKLYLKLKF